A region from the Chanodichthys erythropterus isolate Z2021 chromosome 5, ASM2448905v1, whole genome shotgun sequence genome encodes:
- the valopa gene encoding vertebrate ancient long opsin a: protein MESFAVSVNGVSHTEDPFSGPLTFIAPWNYKVLAALMFVVTVVSLCENFTVMLVTFRYTQLRQPLNYIIVNLSLADFLVSLTGGTISFLTNYHGYFFLGKWACVLEGFAVTFFGIVALWSLAVLAFERFFVICRPLGNIRLRGKHAALGLLFVWTFSFIWTIPPVLGWSSYTVSKIGTTCEPNWYSGNFHDHTFIITFFTTCFILPLGVIVVCYCKLIRKLRKVSNSHGRLGNARKPERQVTRMVVVMIVAFMVAWTPYAAFSIVVTAHPSIHLDPRLAAAPAFFSKTAAVYNPIIYVFMNKQFRKCLVQLLSCSDVTIVEGNINQTTERAGMTNESNTGEMSAIAARIPAAGTVPPKTEEHPNERSSFVKIPIPENKVCPM from the exons ATGGAGTCGTTTGCGGTGTCGGTGAACGGTGTTTCCCACACTGAAGATCCGTTCTCCGGACCTCTCACATTCATCGCGCCTTGGAACTATAAAGTCCTGGCTGCGCTGATGTTCGTAGTGACCGTGGTTTCCCTCTGCGAGAACTTCACAGTGATGCTGGTCACATTCCGGTACACACAGCTCAGACAGCCTCTCAATTATATCATCGTCAATTTATCTCTGGCTGACTTTCTTGTGTCGCTGACTGGAGGGACTATAAGTTTTTTAACTAACTACCACGGGTATTTCTTCTTGGGTAAATGGGCTTGTGTTTTGGAGGGCTTTGCAGTCACCTTTTTTG GTATCGTGGCTCTCTGGTCTCTGGCCGTCCTGGCGTTCGAGCGCTTCTTCGTGATCTGTCGGCCCCTGGGGAACATCCGTCTGCGAGGCAAACACGCGGCTCTGGGTCTGCTGTTTGTTTGGACCTTCTCCTTCATCTGGACCATCCCGCCAGTCCTGGGCTGGAGCAGCTACACCGTCAGCAAGATCGGCACCACCTGTGAACCCAACTG GTATTCGGGAAACTTCCACGACCACACCTTCATCATCACTTTCTTCACCACCTGCTTCATTCTTCCATTGGGAGTGATCGTCGTCTGTTACTGCAAACTGATCAGGAAGCTGAGAAAG GTGTCCAACTCTCACGGCAGGCTGGGTAATGCCAGGAAACCGGAGCGTCAGGTGACCCGTATGGTGGTTGTGATGATCGTGGCCTTCATGGTGGCCTGGACTCCGTACGCCGCCTTCTCCATTGTGGTTACGGCCCATCCCAGCATTCACCTGGATCCTCGACTGGCAGCCGCTCCGGCGTTCTTCTCCAAAACAGCGGCCGTCTACAACCCCATCATCTATGTGTTCATGAACAAACAG TTCAGGAAGTGTCTGGTTCAGCTCTTGAGCTGCAGTGACGTCACCATCGTCGAGGGTAACATCAACCAGACCACCGAACGCGCTGGCATGACCAATGAGAGCAACACAGGGGAGATGTCCGCCATCGCCGCACGGATCCCCGCGGCTGGAACCGTCCCACCTAAAACAGAGGAGCATCCCAATGAACGGAGCTCGTTCGTCAAAATTCCCATTCCTGAGAACAAAGTATGTCCGATGTGA